CGAGCGGATCGTCGTCGCCGCTGCCACGATCCACGAGGCACTCGCCGCCTGCCCCTGGATCGTGGAGGTGCTGACCGCCGACGACCTGATGTCCACGTCCGCCCTGTGGTTCGTCGAGCAGATCGTCGACGGCCTGGTCGAATGCGGCCTGCCTCCCGAGCGGGCCGTGCACGGTTACCGCACGATCTGGTACTACACCGCCGGAGAGATCGTGGTCCGGACGGCAGCGGCCCGGCGGCGCGCAGACAGTGACCGTGCGACCTACCGGGAGCGAGTCTTCGCCGACCTCGACCCGGCCGAACTACCCCGCTTGGCACAGGTTTCGGACCGCTGGGCGCCGCTGACCGACGAGGACACCTACCTGGATGGGCTCCGAGCTCTGGTGGACGGCCTCCTCGCCGCCCGCTGAGGGGTCACCACCGACGACGTGCGCCTGACCGTCGCCCCCTTCCGACACCTCCCGCAGGCAGCAACCTTTTCGGGTTCGGCGGCCACTGATGAGACGACAGCTTTCTCAGAGCACGTCCAGGAACACTCCAGAAACACTCCGGGAGCTACCCAGCCAAGGAACACCCCAGGAGCTTTCCGGAGCTTTTCAGGACGTGCTGCGCCGAACCGCGTAAGGATTCCTCCGTGGCAGCCTCTTCGCACCGACGTTCCCGCCGACCCGATCGCCGTCCCGACCGGCGCACGGTCCGCGTCCCCGCGGTCGCCGTGACGGCCGTGGCCGCCGTCGTGCTCGTCGTGTCCCTGGTCGTGGCCTTCCGCCCCGGCGGCGGGGACGATGACGGGGCGCGCACGGTCAAGCCGGTGGCCGGTGCACAGGTGAGCGGGGCGCCGACGCCGGCAGCGGCTTCTACGGCAGCGGCGGCATCCGCGTCGGCGTCGCCCTCGGCGGCATCCCCGACCCCGAGCCCCTCCGCCACCCCGTCCGCGCGGCCCTCGGCCAAGCCCGCCGTGCCCGCGGCCCGGGCGGGGTCCCGCACGGCGCCGTCCGCCGGGCGGATCCAGCCCGGCACCGACTACCAGGGCATCGCCACCTCCTACGACGTCGGCAACGGCGACGGCGCCTGTTCCTACGGTCCGACCTCCGACGTCATGACCGCGGCGATGAACACCGCCGACTACGAGACGTCGAAGGCGTGCGGCGCGTATGTGCTCGTGCGGGCGTCGGGCGGGGCGTCCGTGACGGTCCGGATCACCAACGAGTGCCCGGCGCCCTGCGAGGCCGGCCAACTCGACCTGAGCCGGCAGGCGTTCGCGAAGCTCGCGCCGCTCTCGGCGGGCCGGATCCCGATCACGTGGAGCCTGCTGAGCCCGGCCACGTCCGAGACGGTCTCGATCCGCTACAAGACCGGTTCCACCCAGTACTGGTGCGGCGTCCAGGCGATCGGCCACCGCAACCCGCTGTCCCGTCTGGAGGTCCGCGCGAACGGCTCGTGGGTCGCGCTGCCCCGCACCGAGTACAACTACTTCCTGTCCGAGCAGGGCAGCGGATGCGGCGGCGCGATCAGGCTCACCGACGTCTACGGGGAGCAACTGACCGTCGACGCGGTCGCCGTACGCCCGGACGTCGTGCAGTCGACCCGGGTCCAGTTCGCCCGGCACTGATGCCGTGGCGCGACCGCGCGGACCGCGCATACTCGCTGCATGGCTACGGATCTCCATGGACTGCCAGATCTCCATGAACTGCTGAGGACGCTGCGGGTGTGGGACCCGGAGGTGACGGAACTGCCGCCCTTCGACCCGGCGTCGGCCCCCGACGACCCCCTGCCCCTCTTCACGGAGTGGTTCGCGGCGGCGGTCGCGGCCGGGCAGACCGAGCCGCACACGATGACGCTGGCCACCTCGGACGAGGAGGGCCTGCCCGACGCCCGCATCGTGATGCTGCACGGCGCCGACCCGGACGGCTGGTCCTTCGCGACCCACGCGACCAGCCGCAAGGGCCGCCACCTCGCCGCCCGCCCCTACGCCGCGCTCACCTTCTACTGGCCGGTGCACGGCCGCCAGGTCCGCGTCCGGGGCCCCGTCACGGTGGCTCCGGCCGAGGCGGCGCAGACCGACCTGCACGTCCGCTCGACGGGCGCGCTGGCCGCCGCGCTGACCGGGCGGCAGAGTGAAGTCCTGGGCTCGGTGGAGGAGTTGGCGCGGGCGTCGGAGGAGGCCTGGGAGCGGGCGTCCCGGAATCCGGCGGCGGAGGCGGCCTCCTGGACCCTGTACCGGCTACGGCCGGACGCGGTGGAGTTCTTCCAGGGGGACGCGCGGCGACGGCACGTACGGCTGGCGTACCGGCGGGAGGCGGGGACGGGAACGGGAACGGGGAGGTGGGCCACGGAACTGCTGTGGCCGTGACGTGACGCGGTTTTCGTGCTCACGGGATGCGGGGCAGAGGGCGTTCACAGTTCGGCGGCGAGGAGTTGGTCCGTGAAGTCCCAGGGCAGGGCCTCCGGGGTGTCGCCGGAGAGGGTCTGTTCCGTCCAGATGCACTTGCCGGCCGCCGTGTAGCGCGTAC
The Streptomyces sp. NBC_01485 genome window above contains:
- a CDS encoding TetR/AcrR family transcriptional regulator is translated as MPQPSAPRRTPGRPPRISREEVVETARRIVAAEGVDRLTMRRLATEIGSTPMALYHHVRNKEELLVLLLDDYAARTLHRPELPARPRERIVVAAATIHEALAACPWIVEVLTADDLMSTSALWFVEQIVDGLVECGLPPERAVHGYRTIWYYTAGEIVVRTAAARRRADSDRATYRERVFADLDPAELPRLAQVSDRWAPLTDEDTYLDGLRALVDGLLAAR
- a CDS encoding expansin EXLX1 family cellulose-binding protein, encoding MAASSHRRSRRPDRRPDRRTVRVPAVAVTAVAAVVLVVSLVVAFRPGGGDDDGARTVKPVAGAQVSGAPTPAAASTAAAASASASPSAASPTPSPSATPSARPSAKPAVPAARAGSRTAPSAGRIQPGTDYQGIATSYDVGNGDGACSYGPTSDVMTAAMNTADYETSKACGAYVLVRASGGASVTVRITNECPAPCEAGQLDLSRQAFAKLAPLSAGRIPITWSLLSPATSETVSIRYKTGSTQYWCGVQAIGHRNPLSRLEVRANGSWVALPRTEYNYFLSEQGSGCGGAIRLTDVYGEQLTVDAVAVRPDVVQSTRVQFARH
- a CDS encoding pyridoxine/pyridoxamine 5'-phosphate oxidase, giving the protein MATDLHGLPDLHELLRTLRVWDPEVTELPPFDPASAPDDPLPLFTEWFAAAVAAGQTEPHTMTLATSDEEGLPDARIVMLHGADPDGWSFATHATSRKGRHLAARPYAALTFYWPVHGRQVRVRGPVTVAPAEAAQTDLHVRSTGALAAALTGRQSEVLGSVEELARASEEAWERASRNPAAEAASWTLYRLRPDAVEFFQGDARRRHVRLAYRREAGTGTGTGRWATELLWP